In a genomic window of Deltaproteobacteria bacterium:
- a CDS encoding caspase family protein, translating into MRASTRALALALLLLALPAPGAASQRRVAIVVGNNAAPGKIPLRYAERDARRVRQVFEQLGGVHETEVLLGQSAAELRRRLAALAARLRPVAEDVVLFFYYSGHADERALLLGGSRYEFGELRRSLQSFPVRLAVVFIDACQAGHAARPKGAQAVPAVDVRFDDDPKARGRIFITSSTASERSQESDELQASFFTHYLLSGLRGAADDSGDGRVSLDEAYRYAYRLTLERTASTLAGPQHPTYDMSLTGRGQLVLTRLRGRSSHLVLTAARPATIYLSSRPAGVLEAEVHHRGRGPTRIALEPGRYEVWTVRGRHRLAETVEVRAGEGAHLDLAQLRARPLLVATAKGEDAAPPPHLLRASYALSNGFLDDAAALHGVWLGYGYRLGFVTLGGLVAYGGSSYARADGLKVGLHALEASVLAEARYRRLPRVQPLAGLQAGVAWFFQRGERSDGTRESRHSPAFLYRVRLGFESSIAGPFSLSVVGLAGQVVLSKADGLRGPFVGGFEVGVAFHL; encoded by the coding sequence ATGAGGGCTTCGACGCGCGCGCTCGCTCTCGCCCTCCTGCTCCTCGCGCTCCCCGCGCCCGGCGCTGCCAGTCAGCGTCGCGTGGCGATCGTGGTTGGGAACAACGCCGCTCCGGGGAAGATCCCGCTGCGCTACGCCGAGCGGGACGCCCGCCGCGTGCGACAGGTCTTCGAGCAGCTCGGCGGCGTCCACGAGACCGAGGTGCTCCTCGGGCAGAGCGCGGCCGAGCTCCGGCGTCGCCTCGCGGCGCTGGCGGCCCGGCTGCGCCCGGTGGCCGAGGACGTGGTGCTCTTCTTCTATTATTCGGGCCACGCCGACGAGCGCGCGTTGCTCCTCGGCGGGAGCCGCTACGAGTTTGGCGAGCTCCGGCGTTCCCTGCAGAGCTTCCCCGTGCGGCTGGCGGTGGTGTTCATCGACGCCTGCCAGGCGGGGCACGCCGCGCGACCGAAGGGGGCCCAGGCGGTGCCCGCGGTGGACGTGCGCTTCGACGACGACCCGAAGGCGCGCGGGCGCATCTTCATCACCTCCAGTACCGCGAGCGAGCGTTCGCAGGAATCCGACGAGCTCCAGGCCTCCTTTTTTACGCACTATCTCCTGAGCGGCCTGCGCGGGGCGGCCGATGACTCCGGCGACGGCCGCGTGTCCCTCGACGAGGCGTATCGCTACGCGTACCGCCTGACCCTCGAGCGGACGGCCTCGACGCTGGCCGGCCCCCAGCACCCGACCTACGACATGAGCCTCACGGGGCGCGGGCAGCTCGTGCTGACCCGCCTGCGCGGCCGCTCGAGCCACCTGGTGCTCACCGCGGCGCGGCCGGCGACGATCTATCTCAGCAGTCGACCGGCGGGGGTGCTCGAGGCCGAGGTCCACCATCGCGGGCGGGGTCCGACGCGCATCGCGCTCGAGCCGGGACGCTACGAGGTGTGGACCGTGCGCGGCCGCCACCGGCTGGCCGAAACGGTGGAGGTGCGGGCCGGAGAGGGGGCCCACCTGGATCTGGCCCAGCTCCGCGCGCGGCCGTTGCTCGTGGCCACGGCCAAAGGCGAGGACGCGGCCCCGCCGCCGCACCTGCTCCGGGCGAGCTACGCGCTCTCGAACGGCTTTCTCGACGACGCGGCGGCGCTTCACGGCGTGTGGCTCGGGTACGGCTATCGGCTCGGCTTCGTCACGCTCGGGGGTCTTGTCGCCTACGGCGGCAGCAGCTACGCGCGCGCGGACGGGCTGAAGGTCGGGCTCCACGCGCTCGAGGCGAGCGTGCTGGCCGAGGCGAGGTATCGGCGCCTGCCGCGCGTTCAGCCCCTGGCGGGGCTGCAGGCGGGCGTGGCGTGGTTCTTCCAGCGCGGAGAACGGAGCGACGGCACGCGCGAGTCGCGGCACAGCCCGGCCTTTCTCTACCGCGTCCGGCTGGGCTTCGAGAGCTCCATCGCCGGTCCCTTCTCGCTCTCCGTCGTCGGGCTCGCGGGTCAGGTCGTGCTGAGCAAGGCTGACGGCCTGCGCGGACCCTTTGTCGGAGGATTCGAGGTCGGCGTGGCGTTTCACCTCTGA
- a CDS encoding DUF4215 domain-containing protein → MRQLGPFALGLLLLACSDRNLDDFKPQGGDGGTLLGTHDGGLATQRDGSASSADRGSVQTLADGGGKGACGDGIVQSPEVCDAGSLLNSLLPDAPCRPDCTPPRCGDGVLDAAEQCDDRNAASGDGCSALCRLEAPSALSAQPPALHFGAVPSGCSTSAQETVLLHNGSARAVKLVNVRLVGCSSEFALAPRAYGEIAPGQAGPLAVTLGPKQPGQKSCVLEVEAGDGRLILPITASVVDPLNHTDVFHQPKQRKVDILLVLDASGSMMDEAARLKATAPILSAAANQHSDVDFHLGAVSMVKGAIAPGRLQGDPLFVTPTTPNLGREIEEHFAVSSDGGEEIPFAAMRAALEPPFTGTVDPLGCTACALPNICVMGGCRGSNYGFRRPDAALEVLLMTDEDDGSTVTADAILGFLRAQVNPLRGQGPRVHGLLTTGACGFDSQAKLRKLIGATGGETFDLCAADYAPAMRTLTSRMFAPQDQFTLTRVPDPTSVNATVDGKPVKWTYDAASNSVRLALPPGPGAAVHITYRTRCL, encoded by the coding sequence ATGCGACAGCTCGGACCCTTCGCTCTCGGCCTCCTCCTGCTGGCCTGTAGCGACCGCAACCTGGACGACTTCAAACCCCAGGGGGGCGATGGCGGCACCCTCCTCGGAACGCACGACGGCGGCCTCGCGACGCAGCGCGACGGGAGCGCGTCGAGCGCCGACCGCGGTTCCGTTCAGACCCTCGCGGACGGCGGCGGCAAGGGCGCCTGCGGCGATGGCATCGTTCAATCCCCGGAGGTGTGCGATGCGGGCTCCCTGCTCAACTCGCTGCTGCCCGACGCCCCCTGTCGGCCCGACTGCACGCCTCCGCGCTGCGGGGACGGGGTGCTCGACGCGGCCGAGCAGTGCGACGACAGGAACGCGGCCAGCGGCGACGGCTGCAGCGCCCTCTGCCGGCTCGAGGCCCCCTCGGCGCTGTCGGCGCAGCCGCCCGCGCTGCACTTCGGCGCGGTGCCGTCCGGCTGCAGTACGAGCGCGCAGGAGACGGTCCTTCTGCACAACGGGAGCGCCCGCGCGGTGAAGCTCGTGAACGTGCGGCTCGTCGGCTGCAGCAGCGAGTTCGCCCTCGCGCCGCGGGCCTACGGCGAGATCGCGCCGGGGCAGGCGGGACCGCTGGCTGTCACGCTGGGTCCGAAGCAGCCGGGGCAGAAGAGCTGCGTGCTCGAGGTCGAGGCGGGCGACGGTCGATTGATCCTGCCGATCACCGCGTCGGTGGTCGACCCGTTGAACCACACGGACGTCTTCCACCAGCCGAAGCAGCGCAAGGTGGACATCCTGCTCGTGCTGGACGCCAGCGGGAGCATGATGGACGAGGCCGCCCGGCTCAAAGCCACGGCCCCCATTCTGTCCGCCGCGGCGAACCAGCACAGCGACGTGGACTTCCACCTCGGGGCGGTCAGCATGGTCAAGGGCGCGATCGCTCCCGGGCGACTCCAGGGGGACCCCCTCTTCGTGACGCCCACGACGCCGAATCTGGGCCGGGAGATCGAGGAGCACTTCGCCGTCTCGTCCGACGGTGGGGAGGAGATCCCCTTCGCGGCGATGCGGGCCGCGCTAGAGCCGCCCTTCACGGGCACGGTGGACCCGCTGGGCTGCACGGCCTGCGCGCTGCCGAACATCTGCGTGATGGGCGGCTGCCGGGGGAGCAACTACGGCTTTCGCCGGCCGGACGCGGCGCTCGAGGTGCTGCTCATGACGGACGAGGACGACGGATCTACGGTCACGGCCGACGCAATCCTGGGCTTCCTGCGGGCCCAGGTGAACCCGCTCCGCGGCCAGGGTCCGCGCGTGCACGGACTGCTGACGACCGGCGCGTGCGGCTTCGATTCCCAGGCCAAGCTGCGGAAGCTGATCGGGGCCACCGGCGGTGAGACGTTCGATCTGTGCGCCGCGGACTACGCGCCGGCCATGCGCACGCTCACGTCCCGCATGTTCGCGCCGCAGGACCAGTTCACGCTGACCCGCGTGCCGGACCCCACCTCGGTCAATGCGACGGTGGATGGCAAGCCGGTCAAGTGGACCTACGATGCCGCGTCGAACAGCGTGCGGCTGGCGCTGCCGCCGGGTCCCGGCGCCGCGGTCCACATCACCTACCGCACGCGCTGTCTGTAG
- a CDS encoding activator of (R)-2-hydroxyglutaryl-CoA dehydratase yields the protein MDHFRRPEELPFTAAERPHTTVLIGGLSLRHDALIKAGLEGLGYRIDTVPVPRKADFQAGKEYGNNGQCNPTYFTVGALVNLLKRLRDEEGLSAEEITRRYVFLTAGACGPCRFGMYEAEYRLALKNAGFDGFRVMLFQQEGGLDQATVEAGLDMNLSFFLAMLNGIFIGDLLNEVSYHIRPYEVVPGQTQRVIDRCLALCEDGLRGRGYDQIRGGRVAGLLSKVAPLKGADEAQQFLDQLMGDYYQDLLRRCAAIIDDEIEVDYTRAKPIVKITGEFWAQTTEGDGNFNMFAFLEREGAEVLVEPVVTWLGYLLRQAKVKASDERGLDETQTPLSRFDLRGRLAREARYGKTRLLLEVADRILHREYDRLRRALGGTAHEPVCQLELERLGHPFYNSRSGGGEGHLEVAKNIYYSTQGLAHMVLSLKPFGCMPSTQSDGAQAAVVSRYPDMIYLPIETSGEGDINAHSRVQMALGEAKAKSKTELRETIAKTGYTLEELQSYVAEHRELRRPLLDLPHPEGVAGRAARFYLLVAERMRREAGARRRVRSA from the coding sequence ATCGATCACTTCCGCCGCCCCGAGGAGCTCCCCTTCACCGCCGCCGAGCGACCTCACACCACGGTGCTGATCGGCGGGCTCAGCCTGCGGCACGACGCGCTCATCAAGGCCGGCCTCGAAGGGCTCGGCTACCGCATCGACACCGTCCCGGTTCCCCGCAAGGCCGACTTCCAGGCGGGTAAGGAATACGGCAACAACGGGCAGTGCAACCCGACCTACTTCACGGTCGGCGCGCTGGTGAACCTCCTCAAGCGGCTGCGCGACGAGGAGGGGCTCTCCGCGGAGGAGATCACGCGCCGCTACGTGTTTCTCACCGCCGGAGCGTGCGGCCCCTGTCGCTTCGGCATGTACGAGGCGGAATACCGGCTGGCGCTGAAGAACGCGGGCTTCGACGGCTTCCGCGTGATGCTCTTCCAGCAGGAGGGGGGGCTCGACCAGGCCACCGTCGAGGCGGGGCTCGACATGAACCTCTCCTTCTTCCTCGCCATGCTGAACGGCATCTTCATCGGAGACCTCTTGAACGAGGTCTCGTACCACATCCGTCCGTACGAGGTCGTGCCCGGCCAGACCCAGCGCGTGATCGACCGCTGCCTCGCCCTCTGCGAGGATGGGCTGCGCGGCCGAGGCTACGACCAGATCCGCGGCGGCCGCGTCGCGGGCCTGCTGAGCAAGGTGGCCCCCCTCAAGGGCGCCGACGAGGCGCAGCAGTTCCTCGACCAGCTGATGGGCGACTACTACCAGGACCTCCTTCGCCGCTGTGCCGCGATCATCGACGACGAGATCGAGGTGGACTACACGCGGGCGAAGCCGATCGTGAAGATCACGGGCGAGTTCTGGGCCCAGACGACCGAGGGGGACGGCAACTTCAACATGTTCGCCTTCCTCGAGCGCGAGGGGGCCGAGGTCCTCGTGGAGCCGGTGGTCACCTGGCTCGGCTACCTGCTGCGGCAGGCCAAGGTCAAGGCCAGCGACGAACGCGGCCTCGACGAGACGCAGACGCCCCTCTCGCGCTTCGACCTGCGCGGGCGGCTCGCGCGCGAGGCGCGCTACGGCAAGACGCGGCTGCTCCTCGAGGTCGCGGACCGCATCCTCCACCGGGAGTACGACCGGCTGCGGCGGGCTCTCGGCGGCACCGCGCACGAGCCCGTCTGCCAGCTCGAGCTCGAGCGCCTCGGGCACCCCTTCTACAACAGCCGCTCCGGCGGGGGCGAAGGGCACCTCGAGGTGGCGAAGAACATCTACTACTCCACCCAGGGGCTGGCCCACATGGTGCTCTCGCTCAAGCCCTTCGGCTGCATGCCCTCCACGCAGTCGGACGGCGCGCAGGCCGCCGTGGTCAGTCGCTACCCCGACATGATCTACCTGCCCATCGAGACGAGCGGCGAAGGGGACATCAACGCGCACAGCCGGGTGCAGATGGCGCTCGGCGAGGCGAAGGCCAAGTCCAAGACCGAGCTGCGAGAGACGATCGCCAAGACCGGCTACACGCTAGAGGAGCTCCAGAGCTACGTCGCCGAGCACCGCGAGCTGCGGCGCCCCTTGCTCGACCTGCCCCACCCCGAGGGTGTCGCGGGACGTGCCGCGCGCTTCTACCTGCTCGTGGCGGAGCGCATGCGACGGGAGGCCGGCGCACGTCGTCGCGTGAGGAGCGCCTGA
- the ftsH gene encoding ATP-dependent zinc metalloprotease FtsH — protein sequence MNPWLILIGLLVLLWLWYSSRGTAATQRGILSFGKSRAREVTNEKVTFKDVAGVDEALEELQEVVDFLKHPDRYARLGARIPKGVLLVGPPGTGKTLLARAVAGEAGVPFFQMSGSDFVEMFVGVGAARVRDMFKKARESAPCIVFIDELDALGKARSAGAMSHEEREQTLNALLVEMDGFDPTSGVIILAATNRPEILDGALLRAGRFDRNIMVDRPEKEGRRRILEIHMRGVTVDGAIDLDAVAGRTPGFAGADLANLVNEAALLAARRGKTTVTMSEFDEAIERVLVGLEKKGRLMNPAERRIVAFHELGHAVVAETLPGANPVQKVTIVPRGMGLGLTWQRITEDRYLLTESELLDRICVLLGGRAAEMLFIGQPSTGAHDDLTKATELASDMVRKYGMSELGSRTFDKTRALLVNAEVAAATPREHGERTAEEIDKQVARIVEEQLERARTTLTARRPVIEQLAGRLLEVQQLSGTELRQALGLPEPSEQKGEPVVQQPDAPPAGSPGEPDAIAPRISVSTN from the coding sequence ATGAATCCCTGGTTGATCCTCATCGGACTTCTCGTGCTGCTCTGGCTCTGGTACTCGAGCCGCGGCACCGCCGCCACCCAGCGCGGCATCCTGTCCTTCGGCAAGAGCCGCGCGCGCGAGGTCACGAACGAGAAGGTGACCTTCAAGGACGTGGCCGGCGTGGACGAGGCCCTGGAAGAGCTCCAGGAGGTCGTGGACTTCCTCAAGCACCCGGACCGCTACGCGCGCCTCGGAGCCCGCATCCCGAAGGGCGTCCTGCTGGTGGGCCCCCCTGGCACCGGCAAGACCCTTCTCGCGCGGGCGGTGGCCGGCGAGGCGGGGGTCCCCTTCTTCCAGATGTCGGGCTCCGACTTCGTCGAGATGTTCGTCGGCGTGGGCGCGGCCCGCGTGCGCGACATGTTCAAGAAGGCCCGCGAGAGCGCCCCCTGCATCGTCTTCATCGACGAGCTGGACGCCCTGGGCAAGGCGCGCAGCGCGGGGGCCATGTCGCACGAGGAGCGGGAGCAGACGCTGAACGCGCTCCTCGTCGAGATGGACGGCTTCGATCCGACGAGCGGGGTGATCATCCTCGCCGCCACCAATCGCCCTGAGATTCTGGACGGCGCCCTGCTCCGCGCGGGGCGCTTCGACCGAAACATCATGGTCGACCGTCCGGAGAAGGAAGGGCGCCGGCGCATCCTCGAGATCCACATGCGCGGGGTGACCGTGGACGGAGCCATCGACCTCGACGCCGTGGCCGGCCGCACGCCCGGGTTCGCCGGCGCCGACCTGGCGAACCTGGTCAACGAGGCCGCCCTCCTCGCGGCACGGCGCGGCAAGACCACCGTCACCATGTCGGAGTTCGACGAAGCCATCGAGCGCGTCCTGGTGGGGCTCGAGAAGAAGGGGCGGCTGATGAACCCCGCCGAGCGCCGCATCGTGGCCTTTCACGAGCTGGGCCACGCGGTCGTGGCCGAGACGCTGCCCGGCGCGAACCCGGTGCAGAAGGTGACCATCGTGCCGCGCGGCATGGGGCTCGGCCTCACCTGGCAGCGCATCACCGAGGACCGCTATCTCCTCACCGAGTCCGAGCTCCTGGATCGCATCTGCGTGCTCCTCGGCGGTCGGGCGGCCGAGATGCTCTTCATCGGTCAGCCCAGCACCGGCGCCCACGACGACCTGACCAAGGCCACCGAGCTGGCGAGCGACATGGTTCGCAAGTACGGCATGAGCGAGCTCGGCTCGCGCACCTTCGACAAGACGCGCGCGCTGCTCGTGAACGCCGAGGTGGCCGCGGCCACGCCGCGCGAACACGGCGAGCGCACCGCCGAAGAGATCGACAAGCAGGTGGCGCGCATCGTCGAGGAGCAGCTCGAGCGGGCGCGCACGACCCTCACCGCGCGCCGCCCGGTGATCGAGCAGCTCGCGGGGCGCCTCCTCGAGGTGCAGCAGCTCAGCGGGACCGAGCTGCGTCAGGCGCTCGGGCTTCCGGAGCCCAGCGAGCAGAAGGGGGAGCCCGTGGTGCAGCAGCCCGACGCGCCACCGGCCGGCTCCCCCGGCGAGCCCGACGCGATCGCCCCCCGCATCTCCGTGTCGACGAACTGA